In the genome of Aspergillus luchuensis IFO 4308 DNA, chromosome 2, nearly complete sequence, one region contains:
- a CDS encoding uncharacterized protein (CAZy:CE10;~COG:V;~EggNog:ENOG410PN60;~InterPro:IPR029058,IPR013094;~MEROPS:MER0042911;~PFAM:PF07859;~SECRETED:SignalP(1-17);~TransMembrane:1 (i12-30o);~go_function: GO:0016787 - hydrolase activity [Evidence IEA]), with protein sequence MAISPMPSSRWWLYVQAIIWRFLMRIGMFLHDVTPPRPPRPAFVRTIPTGSGQIRLCFYTPPNYPITRKEGRRLPVVVNFHGGGFTLGCPTDDSRWAQCVLGEVGAVLVSVGYRRAPEHPFPAAVDDGVLALQYLAAHAVELGLDVSRIALSGFSAGGNLAITVPLRLRSILSEQQQQQQRDLQDALEPRSSPPNLGPYDSTQQLVSAASTSELNIVALFCWYPILDFEESRDHRRAMSLMPSKTLPAFFTDLFDESYLPTREERVSPYASPVHATDEILADALPHDIFFYICEWDMLLKEGQVFVRRLQNINKHVRAMMIEKAPHAWDKSPNPFRDQDSVDILYRDACADMKHIFGA encoded by the coding sequence ATGGCCATCTCACCAATGCCGTCTTCCCGCTGGTGGCTCTATGTCCAAGCCATTATCTGGCGCTTTTTAATGCGCATTGGCATGTTCCTGCACGATGTCACTCCTCCGCGACCTCCGCGGCCTGCCTTTGTTCGCACTATTCCCACCGGTTCGGGTCAGATCCGTCTCTGCTTCTACACGCCACCCAACTACCCCATCACTCGCAAAGAAGGTCGTCGCCTGCCCGTCGTGGTCAATTTCCATGGAGGAGGCTTCACGCTAGGATGCCCCACGGATGACAGTCGCTGGGCGCAGTGTGTGCTCGGGGAAGTCGGTGCCGTGCTGGTCAGCGTCGGATACCGTCGTGCTCCCGAACATCCGTTTCCCGCCGCCGTTGACGACGGCGTCCTCGCCCTGCAGTATCTCGCTGCCCACGCCGTCGAGCTGGGCTTGGACGTCTCGCGCATCGCCCTGTCCGGCTTCTCCGCTGGTGGTAACCTCGCCATCACCGtacccctccgcctccgcagtATCCTCAgtgagcagcaacagcagcagcaacgcgACCTACAAGACGCCCTCGAACCTCGCAGCAGTCCGCCCAATTTGGGCCCCTACGACTCCACCCAGCAACTAGTAtccgccgcctccaccaGCGAACTCAACATCGTCGCCCTCTTCTGCTGGTACCCAATTCTCGACTTCGAAGAGTCGCGTGACCATCGTCGCGCCATGAGCCTCATGCCCAGTAAGACCCTCcccgccttcttcaccgACCTCTTCGATGAGTCCTACTTGCCTACGCGCGAGGAGCGGGTCTCGCCCTATGCGTCGCCTGTGCACGCCACGGATGAGATCCTCGCCGATGCCCTGCCGCAcgatattttcttctatatCTGCGAATGGGATATGCTTCTCAAGGAAGGCCAGGTGTTTGTGCGACGTCTGCAGAATATCAACAAACATGTCCGCGCCATGATGATCGAAAAGGCGCCCCATGCGTGGGACAAATCGCCCAATCCGTTCCGCGATCAGGATAGTGTTGATATTCTCTACCGCGATGCCTGTGCTGATATGAAGCATATCTTTGGT
- the erdS gene encoding aspartyl-tRNA synthetase, cytoplasmic (COG:J;~EggNog:ENOG410PFAW;~InterPro:IPR006195,IPR024320,IPR012340,IPR004364, IPR004523,IPR002312;~PFAM:PF00152,PF09924;~go_component: GO:0005737 - cytoplasm [Evidence IEA];~go_function: GO:0000166 - nucleotide binding [Evidence IEA];~go_function: GO:0004812 - aminoacyl-tRNA ligase activity [Evidence IEA];~go_function: GO:0004815 - aspartate-tRNA ligase activity [Evidence IEA];~go_function: GO:0005524 - ATP binding [Evidence IEA];~go_process: GO:0006418 - tRNA aminoacylation for protein translation [Evidence IEA];~go_process: GO:0006422 - aspartyl-tRNA aminoacylation [Evidence IEA]): MGVDSHPPAPIMSIKRALSKIVPNKSSPDDESSHSTPASAASMSPRRSILSNFLRDRDYASSSDDGSDDSSSPGSISKNQQKRLARKQRKEKSRLSEERHSDESDSRRKEEVANATREETSEMKARYGELPLIQSRTRPREVRTNLDAISESLVGQQICFTARLHIIRRMSAKLVFLVFRQQLLTFQGVLHEEAGVKSIAMIHWAEHLRLGSIVRVRGTIQKPQVPILGCTIHDVEISIDELHQVVRREEPVPFSIYEAEIQTAEEERIEGRRSHIPDRVRLTNRLLDLRTPTSQSIFRIQSAICNLFRFALDEQGFMEIHTPKLQGSATESGASVFHVQYFGRDAFLAQSPQLAKQMAIAADFGRVYEIGAVFRAENSNTHRHLTEYTGLDIEMAIEEHYHEMLEVLDAVIKSILQGVYGRYRREVETVKHQFPSEDVVWLEKTPILRFSDGIKMLNDSGWRDEDGNPLPEDEDLHTRDEIRLGELVKEKYGTDYYILDKFPASARPFYTMPDPEDDRYTNSFDIFIRGQEIVSGGQRIHDPHMLEENMRRSGIDPDTMEDYMEGFRWGAPPHAGAGVGLERLLMLLLKLGNIRLASLFPRDPRSFPAKPVAAQLRHPESSTIDPPWARDRKGAIAQDTSQLQPLEHLIANYGDATSTSWGDERFKIWRDMGTGAAISYVPSSSNYVIIPGNPLCDPKQYRQVITQFLQWLRRETKYKPVWLLCSAEVETILGERMGWRTLSCIAEERVNPARNMAASDGEIARKIRHAESEGVKLVTVNRGEMVSDEVRQKIDQRVQDWLNNRKGTQVHLSEIRPWRDPEHRWYFYAVDKEGTICAFVALATLAPVHGMQIKYSFDFPGSPNGVIEHIVTHAIQTAAAAGVKSFTFGAGAMSSLTPGHNLRGARIKMLQHTYDTMAKQFHLVRKSEFRAKLGAEDDPLYIAYPPHGLGSKGMRAVLHFFED, encoded by the coding sequence ATGGGAGTTGACTCCCACCCTCCCGCCCCCATCATGTCTATCAAACGTGCGCTCTCCAAGATTGTACCCAACAAGTCGTCTCCCGACGATGAGTCGAGTCACAGTACCCCGGCCTCGGCTGCATCCATGTCTCCCCGCCGCAGCATCCTCAGCAACTTCCTGCGCGATCGCGACtatgcctcttcctccgatgACGGCTCCGATGACTCTTCGTCGCCtggcagcatcagcaagaaTCAGCAGAAACGCCTGGCACGTAAACAGCGCAAAGAGAAGTCCCGCCTGAGCGAGGAGCGTCATTCCGACGAATCCGATTCGCGTCGGAAGGAGGAAGTCGCCAATGCCACCCGCGAGGAGACCTCGGAGATGAAGGCTCGCTATGGCGAATTGCCGCTGATACAGTCCCGGACACGCCCTCGTGAGGTCCGTACCAATCTAGATGCCATCTCCGAGTCCTTGGTGGGCCAGCAGATCTGTTTTACAGCTCGTCTACATATCATCCGCCGCATGAGTGCCAAGCTGGTCTTCCTTGTGTTCCGCCAGCAGCTGCTCACCTTCCAGGGTGTTCTGCATGAGGAGGCAGGTGTCAAGTCCATCGCCATGATTCACTGGGCCGAGCATCTGCGTTTGGGTTCCATTGTCCGTGTGCGGGGAACCATTCAGAAGCCTCAGGTGCCGATCTTGGGCTGTACCATCCACGACGTCGAGATCTCCATCGACGAGCTGCACCAGGTCGTGCGTCGCGAGGAGCCTGTCCCATTTAGTATCTATGAGGCAGAGATCCAAACGGCCGAAGAGGAGCGCATCGAAGGCCGCCGCAGTCACATCCCCGATCGCGTTCGTCTCACCAATCGTCTACTCGACTTGCGTACCCCGACCTCTCAGTCCATCTTCCGCATTCAATCCGCCATCTGCAACCTCTTCCGATTCGCTCTCGATGAGCAAGGCTTCATGGAGATTCACACTCCCAAACTGCAAGGCTCTGCGACCGAGTCAGGCGCCAGTGTCTTCCACGTGCAGTACTTCGGGCGAGATGCTTTCCTGGCGCAGAGTCCACAGCTAGCCAAGCAGATGGCTATCGCCGCCGATTTCGGTCGTGTATACGAGATTGGTGCTGTGTTCCGAGCGGAGAATTCCAATACCCACCGCCATCTGACCGAGTATACTGGGTTGGATATCGAAATGGCCATTGAGGAGCACTACCATGAAATGTTGGAAGTGCTGGATGCCGTGATCAAGTCCATTCTTCAAGGTGTATATGGTCGCTACCGCCGCGAGGTGGAGACTGTGAAGCACCAATTCCCGTCAGAAGATGTTGTGTGGCTGGAGAAGACCCCCATCCTCCGCTTCTCGGACGGTATCAAGATGTTGAATGACTCCGGCTGGCGCGACGAGGATGGCAACCCGCtgcccgaggatgaggacctCCACACTCGCGATGAGATTCGCCTGGGTGAGTTGGTCAAGGAGAAATATGGCACCGACTATTACATCCTTGACAAATTCCCTGCCAGCGCACGTCCCTTTTATACCATGCCCGACCCCGAGGATGATCGATACACCAACTCGTTCGACATCTTCATTCGCGGTCAGGAGATCGTCTCTGGTGGCCAGCGTATCCACGACCCCCATATGCTCGAGGAGAACATGCGTCGCTCAGGCATCGACCCCGATACCATGGAAGATTATATGGAGGGCTTCCGCTGGGGTGCGCCACCCCACGCTGGAGCAGGTGTTGGTCTGGAGCGTCTGCTGATGCTACTTCTGAAACTGGGCAATATCCGCCTAgcatccctcttccctcgcGACCCCCGCAGCTTTCCGGCCAAGCCGGTGGCGGCACAGCTGCGGCACCCAGAGTCATCGACTATTGATCCTCCGTGGGCGCGCGACAGGAAGGGTGCCATCGCACAGGATACGAGTCAGCTTCAGCCGCTCGAGCATCTCATTGCCAATTACGGCGATGCTACCTCCACTTCCTGGGGCGATGAGCGCTTCAAGATCTGGCGTGACATGGGCACGGGTGCCGCTATCTCCTACgtgcccagcagcagcaactatGTGATCATTCCTGGCAACCCCTTGTGCGATCCCAAGCAGTACCGCCAAGTGATCACACAGTTCCTGCAGTGGCTGCGGCGCGAGACCAAGTACAAGCCCGTCTGGCTGCTCTGTTCCGCCGAAGTTGAGACCATCCTGGGCGAGCGCATGGGCTGGCGAACGCTATCCTGCATTGCCGAGGAGCGCGTAAATCCAGCTCGCAACATGGCAGCCTCGGACGGCGAAATCGCCCGCAAGATTCGACACGCCGAAAGCGAAGGCGTCAAGCTTGTGACCGTGAACAGAGGCGAGATGGTCTCCGACGAGGTCCGCCAGAAGATCGACCAGCGCGTCCAGGACTGGCTCAACAACCGCAAGGGCACACAGGTACACTTGTCCGAGATCCGCCCCTGGCGCGATCCCGAGCACCGCTGGTACTTCTATGCCGTCGACAAGGAGGGCACCATCTGCGCCTTCGTCGCCCTGGCCACGCTCGCCCCCGTCCACGGCATGCAGATCAAATACAGCTTCGACTTCCCGGGCTCTCCCAACGGCGTTATCGAACACATTGTCACCCACGCCATTCAAacagccgccgccgctggcGTCAAATCCTTCACATTCGGCGCCGGCGCCATGTCCTCGCTGACCCCCGGCCATAACCTCCGCGGCGCGCGCATCAAGATGCTCCAGCACACCTACGACACCATGGCCAAGCAGTTCCATCTGGTGCGCAAGAGTGAGTTCCGGGCTAAGCTTGGCGCCGAGGACGACCCGCTCTACATCGCTTATCCGCCGCACGGCCTGGGCAGTAAGGGTATGCGTGCGGTGCTGCATTTCTTTGAAGATTGA
- a CDS encoding uncharacterized protein (COG:S;~EggNog:ENOG410PQZA;~InterPro:IPR019433;~SECRETED:SignalP(1-32);~TransMembrane:1 (n19-27c32/33o221-243i)): MPLTLPLLPRHVPSSIPYLLLAFLLFTTLATANVEKTIFLAPPPTTIPTPHPPIDDLGLARLSPSHPILRTHLNASFPTQSSPGTESWFFLQNLTPGRRYEVRICWLATQPTSFTLTTYTLSHALSDTFLLSSITNYSSLRLASTPNSELNLDLDDTTTTNFNPEIPLDSNEPITDSVLFLRIRAAADYYTTDKELMTHVPPVAVDVILDPFLGNVFPRSLVPTACYGVIVAVVAVLVGKWVVGELGRVVDDMAEEREKEEGDEDVDGDGEVVVDGAREGKKVR, encoded by the exons atgCCTCTcacccttcccctcctcccccgccatgTCCCCTCCTCTATCCCTTACCTCCTCCTagctttcctcctcttcacgaCCCTCGCAACCGCCAACGTTGAGAAAACCATCTTCCTAGCCCCTCCCCCTACCACAATTCCAACCCCACATCCCCCAATCGACGACCTAGGTCTCGCGcgcctctccccctcccaccccatcctccgcaCACACCTCAACGCATCCTTCCCAACCCAGTCCTCACCAGGAACCGAATCCTGGTTTTTCCTCCAAAACCTCACGCCTGGTCGACGCTATGAAGTACGCATATGCTGGCTAGCAACT caaccaACATCCTTCACCCTAACAACATACACCCTCTCGCACGCCCTCTCAGacaccttcctcctctcctctatAACAAACTACTCCTCCCTGCGCCTCGCCAGCACTCCAAACTCCGAACTCAACCTCGACCTCGacgacacaaccaccaccaacttcaaCCCCGAAATCCCTCTCGACAGCAACGAGCCCATCACAGACTCTGTTCTATTCCTACGTATCCGCGCCGCGGCAGACTACTACACCACGGATAAGGAGCTCATGACACATGTGCCGCCCGTGGCGGTGGATGTGATTCTGGATCCGTTTCTGGGGAATGTGTTTCCGAGGTCGTTGGTGCCGACGGCGTGCTACGGGGTGATTGTGGCTGTGGTGGCTGTTTTGGTTGGGAAgtgggtggttggggagttggggagagtggtggatgatatggctgaggagagggagaaggaggagggagatgaggatgtggatggggatggggaggtagtagtagatggggcgagagaggggaagaaggtgcGGTGA
- the TUB1 gene encoding tubulin alpha chain (COG:Z;~EggNog:ENOG410PFTH;~InterPro:IPR023123,IPR008280,IPR036525,IPR037103, IPR000217,IPR018316,IPR003008,IPR002452,IPR017975;~PFAM:PF03953,PF00091;~go_component: GO:0005874 - microtubule [Evidence IEA];~go_function: GO:0003924 - GTPase activity [Evidence IEA];~go_function: GO:0005200 - structural constituent of cytoskeleton [Evidence IEA];~go_function: GO:0005525 - GTP binding [Evidence IEA];~go_process: GO:0007017 - microtubule-based process [Evidence IEA]), with the protein MREVISLNVGQAGCQIANSCWELYCLEHGIQADGYLTEERKKDDPDHGFSTFFSETGQGKYVPRTIYCDLEPNVVDEVRTGTYRSLFHPENMITGKEDASNNYARGHYTVGKEMIDQVLDKVRRVADNCAGLQGFLVFHSFGGGTGSGFGALLMERLSVDYGKKSKLEFCVYPAPQNATSVVEPYNSILTTHTTLEHSDCSFMVDNEAIYDICRRNLGIERPSYENLNRLIAQVVSSITASLRFDGSLNVDLNEFQTNLVPYPRIHFPLVAYAPVISADKASHESNSVSEITMSCFEPNNQMVKCDPRNGKYMATCLLYRGDVVPKETHAAVATLKTKRTIQFVDWCPTGFKIGICYQPPQQVPNGDLANLKRAVCMLSNTTAISEAWSALDHKFDLMYSKRAFVHWYVGEGMEEGEFSEAREDLAALERDYEEVASDSLEEEVEAEY; encoded by the exons ATGAGAGAAGTTATTTCTTTGAACG TTGGTCAGGCTGGTTGCCAGATCGCCAACTCCTGCTGGGAG CTCTACTGCCTTGAGCACGGTATCCAG GCCGACGGTTACTTGACCGAGGAGCGCAAGAAGGATGACCCCGACCACGGTTTcagcaccttcttctccgagacTG GTCAGGGCAAGTACGTTCCTCGCACCATCTACTGCGACCTTGAGCCCAATGTTGTCGATGAGGTCCGCACCGGTACCTACCGCAGTCTTTTCCACCCCGAGAACATGATCACTGGCAAGGAGGATGCCTCGAACAACTATGCCCGTGGTCACTACACCGTCGGCAAGGAGATGATCGACCAGGTCCTCGACAAGGTCCGCCGTGTTGCCGACAACTGCGCCGGTCTCCAGGGTTTCCTggtcttccactccttcggTGGTGGTACCGGTTCCGGTTTTGGTGCTCTCCTGATGGAGCGTCTGTCCGTTGACTATGGCAAGAAGTCCAAGCTGGAATTCTGCGTCTACCCTGCTCCCCAGAACGCCACCTCCGTTGTTGAGCCCTACAACTctatcctcaccacccacaccaccctTGAGCACTCCGACTGCAGTTTCATGGTTGACAACGAGGCCATCTACGACATCTGCCGCCGCAACCTCGGTATTGAACGCCCCAGTTATGAGAACCTCAACCGCCTGATTGCCCAGGTTGTCTCTTCCATCACCGCTTCTCTCCGTTTCGACGGTTCCCTCAACGTCGATCTCAACGAGTTCCAGACCAACCTGGTCCCCTACCCCCGTATCCACTTCCCTCTGGTGGCCTACGCCCCCGTCATCTCCGCGGACAAGGCTTCCCACGAGTCCAACTCCGTCAGCGAGATCACCATGAGCTGCTTTGAGCCCAACAACCAGATGGTTAAGTGTGATCCCCGCAACGGCAAGTACATGGCCACTTGCCTGCTGTACCGTGGTGATGTCGTCCCCAAGGAGACCCACGCTGCCGTCGCCACGCTCAAGACCAAGCGCACCATCCAGTTCGTCGACTGGTGCCCTACTGGTTTCAAGATCGGTATCTGCTACCAGCCTCCCCAGCAGGTCCCCAACGGCGACCTTGCCAACCTCAAGCGCGCTGT CTGCATGCtgtccaacaccaccgccatctccgaGGCCTGGTCCGCTCTTGACCACAAGTTTGACCTCATGTACTCCAAGCGTGCTTTCGTCCACTGGTACGTTGGTGAGGGtatggaggagggtgaatTCTCCGAGGCCCGTGAGGACCTGGCTGCCCTCGAGCGCGATTATGAGGAGGTTGCCAGCGACtccctggaggaggaggttgaggccGAGTACTAG